The following coding sequences are from one Methanohalophilus halophilus window:
- a CDS encoding tetratricopeptide repeat protein — MAIILCHPAVAVDNLNDDVISLYSDEVNISQTNGSLDPYNDTYENISSFYLSGNYDQSLEVSKKVLGSNPNSTYALYMAGLNLENLARENEAIQYYEKALLNLKDTENQNITEMINNPDLEALPILFLKGKISHLEGNYNDSLTYQDAALSAYGYHSEDLYNKGLYHKNEGNYADAIEHFQAALRINPSKTDSWSQLGECYEAIGEYQKAQDNYDKALQRNPNDSELLLKYGLVAEKMDDHSLAIEYYDRVLEIQPYNVDSWRYKARSLEDLGQNNYALTCYNQALEYDPENKALWNLKGQLLDKMGRYEESIECYDQALKLNPDHARGIGRVSEAPSIMIETDSHGIFYETPQFDSESAQILFNKGEAFYRLEKYEDALECYNDVLETEPYAVVWYRKATILQNDGDYSEAIDNYEEALDLESDVPAVWYEQAVLLDRIGEYGKAVKSYDEATERDENYTLAWYEMAADLKILGKYEQSLEAYDKVCELEPSSAQVWYERGAVLDELGRYDEAITSYEKVLELNPGHSAASYQLRTDQSKLLESNQKESAYKNNFHYTSNSPFLDFLKSNGFDLTFLGSGADVSGNPLTSIEDGELPAPEYLWYSRAMTMSAVNNTNKSLSSFEMATMIEPDYAAAWEGKGDLFKKYNQWADSSDAFKQALSVNSDSAKLWYKYAIVSQKADDLQTALYAYGRVVENDPDNGDALYNRGLIYDELGSFRNAANAYQKYLNLEPKDMDAWYLLAQSAHKARMYDVSLNAIDTVISNQPSNEDALYLKSDNLEKMGRFSDAIGVYDEILDSDPKNQDALFNKGLAFENIGQYQKAIECYEQLLAVNPQHVTAMEHKGFDLYLLGEYNKADIVYDQILKLEPNNAEALYHKATIKYLLSSYAGSIKYYDRLLELKPNCITAWYNKGFANNMMGNVDEAIKCYDRALSIDPNNPSVLYNKRFALYRIGKSSEAKTAKLKLDSIDPGFEESLDNRGTKFFLPKKYDPNLGYELPSRWYKK; from the coding sequence TTGGCAATTATTCTATGTCATCCAGCTGTTGCTGTTGATAATTTGAATGATGATGTTATATCCCTTTATTCGGATGAAGTAAATATTTCACAGACAAATGGTTCTCTGGACCCTTATAATGACACATATGAGAACATTTCATCTTTTTACTTATCAGGAAACTATGATCAATCTCTGGAAGTTTCCAAAAAGGTTCTAGGTTCCAATCCCAATTCTACTTATGCCCTTTATATGGCTGGCCTGAATCTCGAAAATCTGGCTCGTGAGAATGAGGCCATACAGTATTATGAAAAAGCTCTTCTAAACCTAAAGGATACTGAGAATCAAAATATCACTGAAATGATCAATAATCCCGATCTGGAAGCGTTGCCAATCCTATTCCTTAAAGGTAAAATAAGCCATTTAGAGGGAAATTATAATGATTCGCTTACTTATCAGGATGCAGCATTAAGTGCTTATGGGTATCATTCTGAAGACCTCTATAACAAGGGTTTGTATCACAAAAATGAAGGCAATTACGCGGATGCAATCGAACATTTCCAGGCGGCTTTGCGTATCAATCCCTCCAAAACAGATTCCTGGTCACAGTTAGGGGAATGTTATGAAGCTATTGGAGAGTACCAGAAAGCACAGGATAATTATGATAAGGCCCTCCAGAGGAACCCAAACGATTCTGAATTATTATTGAAGTATGGTCTTGTTGCAGAAAAAATGGATGATCACAGTCTGGCCATTGAGTATTATGACAGGGTGCTTGAAATACAACCCTACAATGTGGATTCATGGAGGTACAAAGCCCGCAGTCTTGAAGATCTGGGTCAGAATAATTATGCACTAACCTGTTACAATCAGGCACTGGAATACGACCCTGAAAATAAGGCATTATGGAACCTGAAGGGACAACTACTGGATAAAATGGGTAGGTACGAGGAATCGATTGAATGCTATGACCAGGCCCTGAAATTAAATCCGGATCATGCACGTGGTATAGGACGTGTTTCAGAGGCACCTTCAATTATGATTGAAACCGATTCCCATGGGATTTTCTATGAAACACCACAGTTTGATTCAGAGTCTGCCCAGATACTGTTCAATAAAGGTGAAGCATTCTACAGGCTGGAAAAATATGAGGATGCACTTGAATGCTACAATGACGTACTTGAAACAGAACCTTATGCGGTCGTATGGTACCGAAAGGCCACTATTCTGCAAAACGATGGTGATTATTCCGAAGCTATAGATAATTATGAAGAGGCCCTTGATCTTGAATCTGACGTTCCTGCTGTATGGTATGAACAGGCAGTATTGCTTGACAGGATAGGCGAGTATGGAAAAGCGGTAAAGAGCTATGATGAGGCCACAGAAAGGGATGAAAACTATACCCTTGCCTGGTATGAAATGGCTGCTGACCTGAAAATACTGGGTAAATACGAGCAATCTTTAGAGGCTTACGATAAAGTCTGTGAACTTGAGCCATCCTCAGCACAGGTGTGGTATGAAAGAGGGGCCGTTCTGGATGAACTTGGAAGATATGATGAAGCTATCACTTCCTATGAAAAAGTCCTTGAACTGAATCCTGGTCACTCAGCAGCTAGCTACCAACTAAGGACTGACCAGAGTAAGCTATTAGAATCCAATCAAAAAGAATCTGCTTATAAGAATAATTTTCATTATACAAGCAATTCCCCATTCCTTGATTTCCTTAAGAGTAACGGCTTTGATCTGACATTTCTGGGAAGTGGGGCAGATGTGTCCGGCAACCCTCTTACGTCTATTGAAGATGGCGAGTTGCCAGCTCCCGAATACCTCTGGTATTCACGCGCCATGACGATGTCAGCAGTAAATAATACGAATAAATCCCTCTCTTCATTTGAAATGGCTACAATGATAGAACCCGACTATGCAGCGGCTTGGGAAGGTAAAGGAGATCTTTTCAAAAAATACAATCAATGGGCCGATTCTTCAGATGCGTTTAAACAGGCTCTTTCAGTTAATTCCGATTCTGCAAAATTGTGGTATAAATACGCAATAGTATCACAAAAAGCAGATGACCTCCAGACTGCCCTGTATGCTTATGGAAGAGTAGTAGAAAATGATCCGGATAACGGGGATGCTCTGTATAACAGGGGATTGATATATGACGAACTTGGAAGTTTCAGGAATGCAGCCAATGCTTACCAGAAATATCTCAATTTGGAGCCAAAAGATATGGATGCATGGTATCTGCTGGCTCAATCCGCGCACAAAGCAAGGATGTATGATGTATCCCTGAATGCAATTGATACTGTCATTAGTAATCAGCCTTCAAATGAGGATGCTCTGTATCTCAAATCTGACAATCTTGAAAAGATGGGCCGCTTCAGTGATGCAATAGGTGTTTATGATGAAATTCTGGATTCTGATCCCAAAAACCAGGATGCATTGTTCAATAAGGGGCTGGCTTTTGAAAATATCGGACAATACCAGAAAGCAATCGAATGCTATGAACAGTTACTTGCCGTTAATCCACAGCATGTTACTGCAATGGAACATAAAGGGTTTGATCTATACCTGCTTGGAGAGTACAATAAAGCCGATATTGTATACGACCAGATTCTAAAGCTCGAGCCAAACAACGCTGAGGCTCTCTATCACAAAGCTACTATCAAGTACCTGTTGAGTAGCTATGCAGGGTCAATAAAATATTATGACCGTCTACTCGAATTGAAACCCAATTGCATTACTGCATGGTACAACAAAGGATTTGCCAATAATATGATGGGCAATGTCGATGAGGCAATTAAATGCTACGACCGGGCCCTTTCGATTGATCCGAACAATCCTTCTGTGCTTTACAATAAGCGGTTTGCCCTTTATAGAATAGGTAAATCTTCAGAGGCAAAGACAGCTAAACTGAAACTTGATTCCATCGATCCGGGTTTTGAAGAGTCTCTGGACAACAGGGGAACGAAATTCTTCCTGCCAAAAAAATACGATCCCAATCTGGGATATGAGCTGCCTTCACGGTGGTATAAAAAATAA